Proteins encoded together in one Mobula birostris isolate sMobBir1 chromosome 7, sMobBir1.hap1, whole genome shotgun sequence window:
- the alg11 gene encoding GDP-Man:Man(3)GlcNAc(2)-PP-Dol alpha-1,2-mannosyltransferase isoform X1 gives MAASGGCVCDFLRFLLSLIIPVLSVTTGLLFALIVILLYIRFWVCSKKKASQTPGNNVKKSLSVAFFHPYCNAGGGGERVLWCAIRALQERYGNIKIIIYTGDYDVTDQEILAGAYRRFNIKLLQPVEFIFLEKRYLVEAKFYPYFTLLGQSLGSVLLGWEALMKYVPDICIDSMGYAYVFPLFKYLGGCQVACYVHYPTISTDMLSVVKDRNPRFNNAAFISNNPILSNLKLVYYHIFAMLYGLVGSCSDIIMVNSTWTLNHILALWKAGDRTHVVCPPCDVQTLLNIPLEDDGNKTEHSIVSIGQFRPEKDHALQIKAFHGFLQKYTQKCSVKLILIGGCRNAEDEERVSCLKTLCENLEVKENVEFKINISFEELKKHLSEATIGLHTMWNEHFGIGVVECMAAGTIILAHNSGGPKLDIVVPFGGAKTGFLADSEESYADAMNTILTLSPEKRMEIRKNARQSVSRFSDLEFETSFISALEPFFSPR, from the exons ATGGCCGCGAGTggcgggtgtgtgtgtgactttctgag GTTTCTGCTGTCGTTAATCATTCCCGTGCTTTCTGTAACCACTGGTTTATTGTTTGCCCTCATCGTTATTTTGCTATACATTCGATTCTGGGTCTGTTCAAAGAAGAAAGCATCTCAAACTCCGGGAAACAACGTCAAGAAGTCTTTGTCAGTAGCATTCTTTCACCCTTACTGCAATGCCGGGGGTGGAGGAGAAAGGGTGTTATGGTGTGCAATAAGAGCGTTACAGGAAAG ATACGGCAATATTAAAATTATCATTTACACTGGAGATTATGATGTCACAGATCAAGAAATACTCGCTGGAGCATACAGACGATTCAATATCAAACTACTCCAACCTGTTGAATTTATTTTTCTTGAAAAGCGATACCTTGTGGAAGCTAAGTTTTATCCATATTTTACACTGCTAGGTCAAAGTCTGGGATCTGTTTTGCTTGGATGGGAGGCCCTTATGAAGTATGTTCCTGATATTTGTATAGATTCCATGGGCTATGCGTATGTGTTTCCTCTCTTCAAGTACTTAGGTGGTTGCCAAGTAGCGTGCTATGTTCACTATCCTACTATTAGCACGGACATGCTCTCTGTGGTGAAGGACAGAAACCCAAGATTTAACAATGCAGCCTTTATATCAAACAATCCTATCCTGAGCAATCTCAAACTTGTGTACTACCATATTTTTGCCATGCTATATGGATTGGTTGGTTCTTGCAGTGACATTATAATGGTAAATTCCACATGGACTCTGAATCATATTCTCGCTCTTTGGAAAGCAGGTGATCGAACCCATGTTGTCTGTCCACCTTGTGATGTTCAGACATTGTTAAATATTCCGTTAGAAGATGATGGTAACAAGACAGAACATTCCATTGTTTCAATTGGGCAGTTTCGGCCAGAGAAGGACCATGCTCTACAAATTAAAGCTTTCCATGGGTTCCTTCAGAAATATACTCAGAAATGCAGTGTGAAACTAATACTGATTGGAGGCTGCCGTAATGCTGAGGATGAAGAGCGAGTATCTTGCCTAAAAACACTCTGTGAAAATTTAGAAGTAAAAGAGAATGTTGAGTTTAAGATTAACATTTCATTTGAAGAACTTAAAAAACATCTGTCTGAAGCTACTATTGGTCTGCATACCATGTGGAATGAACATTTTGGTATAG GTGTTGTGGAATGCATGGCTGCAGGAACCATTATTCTGGCCCATAACTCGGGCGGTCCCAAGCTTGACATTGTGGTACCTTTTGGTGGAGCTAAAACAGGTTTCTtggcagacagtgaagaaagttacGCCGATGCTATGAATACTATTCTAACACTATCACCTGAAAAAAGAATGGAAATTAGAAAGAATGCACGCCAGTCTGTGAGCAGATTCTCCGACCTTGAGTTTGAAACATCATTTATATCTGCTTTGGAACCTTTCTTTAGCCCAAGATGA
- the alg11 gene encoding GDP-Man:Man(3)GlcNAc(2)-PP-Dol alpha-1,2-mannosyltransferase isoform X2, which translates to MKRFLLSLIIPVLSVTTGLLFALIVILLYIRFWVCSKKKASQTPGNNVKKSLSVAFFHPYCNAGGGGERVLWCAIRALQERYGNIKIIIYTGDYDVTDQEILAGAYRRFNIKLLQPVEFIFLEKRYLVEAKFYPYFTLLGQSLGSVLLGWEALMKYVPDICIDSMGYAYVFPLFKYLGGCQVACYVHYPTISTDMLSVVKDRNPRFNNAAFISNNPILSNLKLVYYHIFAMLYGLVGSCSDIIMVNSTWTLNHILALWKAGDRTHVVCPPCDVQTLLNIPLEDDGNKTEHSIVSIGQFRPEKDHALQIKAFHGFLQKYTQKCSVKLILIGGCRNAEDEERVSCLKTLCENLEVKENVEFKINISFEELKKHLSEATIGLHTMWNEHFGIGVVECMAAGTIILAHNSGGPKLDIVVPFGGAKTGFLADSEESYADAMNTILTLSPEKRMEIRKNARQSVSRFSDLEFETSFISALEPFFSPR; encoded by the exons atgaaaag GTTTCTGCTGTCGTTAATCATTCCCGTGCTTTCTGTAACCACTGGTTTATTGTTTGCCCTCATCGTTATTTTGCTATACATTCGATTCTGGGTCTGTTCAAAGAAGAAAGCATCTCAAACTCCGGGAAACAACGTCAAGAAGTCTTTGTCAGTAGCATTCTTTCACCCTTACTGCAATGCCGGGGGTGGAGGAGAAAGGGTGTTATGGTGTGCAATAAGAGCGTTACAGGAAAG ATACGGCAATATTAAAATTATCATTTACACTGGAGATTATGATGTCACAGATCAAGAAATACTCGCTGGAGCATACAGACGATTCAATATCAAACTACTCCAACCTGTTGAATTTATTTTTCTTGAAAAGCGATACCTTGTGGAAGCTAAGTTTTATCCATATTTTACACTGCTAGGTCAAAGTCTGGGATCTGTTTTGCTTGGATGGGAGGCCCTTATGAAGTATGTTCCTGATATTTGTATAGATTCCATGGGCTATGCGTATGTGTTTCCTCTCTTCAAGTACTTAGGTGGTTGCCAAGTAGCGTGCTATGTTCACTATCCTACTATTAGCACGGACATGCTCTCTGTGGTGAAGGACAGAAACCCAAGATTTAACAATGCAGCCTTTATATCAAACAATCCTATCCTGAGCAATCTCAAACTTGTGTACTACCATATTTTTGCCATGCTATATGGATTGGTTGGTTCTTGCAGTGACATTATAATGGTAAATTCCACATGGACTCTGAATCATATTCTCGCTCTTTGGAAAGCAGGTGATCGAACCCATGTTGTCTGTCCACCTTGTGATGTTCAGACATTGTTAAATATTCCGTTAGAAGATGATGGTAACAAGACAGAACATTCCATTGTTTCAATTGGGCAGTTTCGGCCAGAGAAGGACCATGCTCTACAAATTAAAGCTTTCCATGGGTTCCTTCAGAAATATACTCAGAAATGCAGTGTGAAACTAATACTGATTGGAGGCTGCCGTAATGCTGAGGATGAAGAGCGAGTATCTTGCCTAAAAACACTCTGTGAAAATTTAGAAGTAAAAGAGAATGTTGAGTTTAAGATTAACATTTCATTTGAAGAACTTAAAAAACATCTGTCTGAAGCTACTATTGGTCTGCATACCATGTGGAATGAACATTTTGGTATAG GTGTTGTGGAATGCATGGCTGCAGGAACCATTATTCTGGCCCATAACTCGGGCGGTCCCAAGCTTGACATTGTGGTACCTTTTGGTGGAGCTAAAACAGGTTTCTtggcagacagtgaagaaagttacGCCGATGCTATGAATACTATTCTAACACTATCACCTGAAAAAAGAATGGAAATTAGAAAGAATGCACGCCAGTCTGTGAGCAGATTCTCCGACCTTGAGTTTGAAACATCATTTATATCTGCTTTGGAACCTTTCTTTAGCCCAAGATGA